The following coding sequences are from one Musa acuminata AAA Group cultivar baxijiao chromosome BXJ2-4, Cavendish_Baxijiao_AAA, whole genome shotgun sequence window:
- the LOC135609055 gene encoding uncharacterized protein LOC135609055, translating into MPKHFTYSLLVKLRHPPSPFPSLSKMKKAVSFLKQIGTVLAALLKAKTLGVKSKARLMFFDLLRNKKLLMSAISGKIQALKGQVKGGHGGEGYGKAIVMYDAAREEVPPSPGLMEPLEYVEEEDYSDLTHCLFDIDEDDSTSSVVDLVPSPRDDGLYFNIEDEIDHVADVFIRRFRREMRLQMQDSPRRYQEMFDTST; encoded by the coding sequence ATGCCGAAACACTTCACCTATTCACTTCTTGTCAAGCTTCGTCATCCACCCTCCCCATTCCCTTCCCTGTCGAAGATGAAGAAGGCTGTTTCTTTCCTCAAGCAGATCGGTACTGTTCTTGCAGCACTACTGAAGGCCAAGACCTTGGGCGTCAAGAGCAAAGCCAGGCTCATGTTCTTCGACCTGCTTCGGAACAAGAAACTCCTCATGAGTGCAATCTCCGGCAAGATCCAGGCACTAAAGGGCCAAGTTAAAGGTGGCCATGGTGGCGAGGGCTACGGCAAGGCAATAGTGATGTACGATGCTGCGAGGGAGGAGGTTCCTCCAAGCCCAGGGCTTATGGAGCCACTCGAGTATGTTGAAGAAGAAGACTACTCGGACCTAACGCACTGTCTCTTTGACATAGATGAGGATGACAGTACGTCCTCCGTCGTAGATTTGGTTCCAAGTCCTCGAGACGATGGTTTATATTTCAACATCGAGGACGAGATCGACCATGTCGCTGATGTATTCATCAGGAGGTTCCGCAGGGAGATGAGGTTGCAGATGCAGGACTCACCGAGAAGGTACCAGGAAATGTTCGACACAAGCACTTGA